The following are encoded together in the Naumannella cuiyingiana genome:
- a CDS encoding molybdenum cofactor biosynthesis protein MoaE has protein sequence MSTSLPERVLGVRLGPEPIDVASVIDAVADPACGGLGLFVGTVRDTDEATGPGEVTGLTYTAHPAAADELARVAAEVASRHDVRGVAVEHRTGSLRVGDIAVVVACAAVHRAPALAACADLIDTLKEQVPIWKEQTWAGGASTWPGV, from the coding sequence GTGTCAACGAGCCTTCCCGAGCGGGTCCTGGGCGTTCGCCTCGGCCCCGAACCGATCGACGTCGCGAGCGTCATCGACGCCGTCGCCGATCCGGCGTGCGGCGGGCTCGGGCTGTTCGTCGGCACGGTCCGCGACACCGACGAGGCCACCGGCCCCGGCGAGGTCACCGGCCTGACCTACACCGCGCATCCGGCTGCGGCGGACGAACTGGCCCGGGTTGCCGCCGAGGTCGCCTCCCGTCACGACGTTCGCGGCGTCGCGGTCGAGCACCGTACCGGCTCGCTGCGCGTCGGCGACATCGCCGTGGTGGTCGCCTGCGCGGCCGTGCACCGGGCCCCGGCGCTCGCCGCCTGCGCCGACCTGATCGACACCCTGAAGGAGCAGGTGCCGATCTGGAAGGAACAGACCTGGGCCGGGGGCGCATCGACCTGGCCGGGGGTCTGA